A single region of the Vicia villosa cultivar HV-30 ecotype Madison, WI linkage group LG4, Vvil1.0, whole genome shotgun sequence genome encodes:
- the LOC131598911 gene encoding DExH-box ATP-dependent RNA helicase DExH12-like, with protein sequence MAESRFKQYTYIPQNPLPLSPPCVIPKPNSFDMYRVEKHTVVFPAIHVEDESIFPVIPVEEEIIFPVIDDGVYQPKSKRTRAAYDNLLTLIQQPLPGQPLAGQPLSTVRFVADKILEILKNDAVDYHDKRINVEMLLNPIPDHVFDQLVSVGKLITDFYGFAAGHVDGGVVDGVRSLSICSDR encoded by the coding sequence ATGGCAGAATCGCGGTTCAAGCAATACACATACATCCCCCAAAACCCACTGCCCCTCTCCCCTCCATGCGTAATCCCAAAACCCAACTCCTTCGACATGTACCGCGTTGAAAAACACACCGTCGTATTCCCGGCCATCCACGTCGAAGACGAAAGCATCTTCCCGGTAATCCCCGTCGAAGAGGAGATCATCTTCCCGGTCATCGACGACGGCGTATACCAACCAAAGTCCAAGAGAACCCGCGCCGCCTATGACAATCTCCTCACCCTCATCCAGCAGCCCCTCCCCGGTCAGCCACTCGCCGGTCAGCCGCTCAGTACAGTCAGATTCGTCGCCGATAAGATTCTCGAAATTCTCAAAAACGACGCCGTTgattaccatgacaagaggatcAACGTTGAGATGCTTCTTAACCCTATCCCTGATCATGTTTTTGATCAGCTTGTTTCGGTTGGGAAGCTTATAACTGATTTCTATGGGTTTGCTGCTGGTCATGTTGATGGCGGCGTTGTCGACGGTGTCCGGAGTTTATCCATTTGCAGCGATAGATAG